Proteins from one Desulfonema limicola genomic window:
- a CDS encoding sugar phosphate isomerase/epimerase family protein, with protein MGDTYLPSWIEPDEKQRKIRIQHTLDCLKTADILGCRNISVPPGGPLGNMERKEAAALFYKGLEHVIPVAEELGINILIEPEPGLFIENTREFKSFIKDVKSESVGLNFDIGHFYCVGEDPGSAFEELYQWIGHVHLEDIALSRVHQHLIPGHGAISFKHVFQSMKKMNYTKDICLELYPYTDTPEQAGRESLEFLRPIFEDAGLDIIK; from the coding sequence GTGGGAGATACCTATCTTCCTTCATGGATAGAACCTGATGAAAAACAAAGGAAAATAAGAATTCAACATACCCTTGACTGTCTGAAAACAGCAGATATTTTAGGATGCAGAAATATCTCAGTTCCTCCAGGGGGGCCTCTTGGAAATATGGAAAGAAAAGAGGCTGCTGCCCTTTTTTATAAGGGACTGGAGCATGTAATCCCAGTGGCAGAGGAACTGGGCATCAATATCCTGATTGAGCCGGAACCAGGGCTTTTTATAGAAAATACCAGGGAATTTAAATCTTTTATCAAGGATGTGAAATCCGAATCTGTTGGTTTGAATTTTGATATAGGTCATTTTTATTGTGTTGGAGAAGACCCTGGTTCTGCGTTTGAAGAACTTTATCAGTGGATCGGGCATGTGCATCTTGAAGATATTGCATTATCCCGTGTTCATCAACACCTTATTCCCGGACATGGTGCAATCTCATTTAAGCACGTTTTTCAATCCATGAAAAAAATGAATTATACAAAAGACATCTGTCTGGAACTTTACCCTTATACCGACACCCCTGAACAGGCTGGCAGAGAGAGCCTGGAATTTCTTAGGCCCATATTTGAGGATGCAGGGCTGGATATTATAAAATAA
- a CDS encoding cytochrome c3 family protein, with product MDRKTLALLLTEALLIVVLVVVIAMDFNKPVETQTALHAPIADEHTADAEEAVEEPAEEAAEEAVEEPAEEAVPAEKKVEKAEPAKEKKQAEKPAASPAAGGSTEVADIVAMNNPAYDEHTKGIVEFTHKKHIEEYKIGCGDCHHDDKGQALASLKMGDPVQNCIACHDKAGKPEKGAKLSDQEKREYHMNALHDNCVGCHKDYNKEKNTKAAPATCGKCHPKK from the coding sequence ATGGATAGGAAAACCTTGGCATTATTGTTAACAGAAGCTCTTTTAATTGTTGTACTTGTTGTTGTTATTGCAATGGATTTTAACAAGCCTGTTGAAACCCAGACAGCTCTGCATGCTCCGATTGCAGATGAGCATACAGCAGATGCTGAAGAAGCTGTTGAAGAACCTGCTGAAGAAGCTGCCGAAGAAGCTGTTGAAGAACCTGCCGAAGAAGCTGTACCAGCAGAGAAAAAAGTTGAAAAAGCAGAGCCTGCAAAAGAGAAAAAACAGGCTGAAAAACCTGCTGCCTCACCAGCCGCCGGAGGCAGTACTGAAGTTGCAGATATTGTTGCAATGAATAATCCTGCTTATGATGAACATACCAAAGGTATTGTTGAGTTTACTCATAAAAAGCACATTGAAGAATACAAAATAGGCTGTGGTGACTGCCATCATGATGACAAGGGACAGGCTCTTGCATCTCTTAAAATGGGTGATCCTGTTCAAAATTGTATAGCCTGTCATGATAAAGCCGGAAAACCGGAAAAAGGCGCAAAACTCAGTGATCAGGAAAAACGTGAATATCACATGAATGCACTTCATGATAATTGCGTTGGATGCCATAAAGATTATAACAAGGAAAAGAATACCAAGGCAGCACCGGCTACATGCGGAAAATGCCATCCAAAAAAATAA
- a CDS encoding ATP-binding cassette domain-containing protein — protein sequence MLYHIKNLKKIYKGRTVLDLPELIIEKNKIYGILGPNGSGKTTLLSILSFLEAPSRGTVFYRGSPVVFSEKHLHALRQEVVLVDQHPIMFSTSVYKNIEFALKIRKVPLKDRCQIIKDVLEQVGMLEFINADAKNLSGGETQRVAVARALACFPKVMIFDEPTASVDKSSQLAVEKIIQELYSEKNISVIMSTHNMVQASRLVHKKIFLLNGHHVDSFV from the coding sequence ATGCTTTATCATATCAAAAATTTGAAAAAAATATATAAGGGCCGTACGGTACTGGATCTGCCTGAACTTATTATTGAAAAAAATAAAATATACGGGATTTTAGGTCCTAACGGTTCGGGCAAGACCACGCTTTTATCTATTCTAAGTTTTCTTGAAGCCCCTTCCAGGGGCACAGTTTTTTACAGGGGCAGTCCTGTTGTTTTTTCAGAAAAACATCTTCATGCACTCCGGCAGGAGGTTGTACTTGTGGATCAGCATCCTATAATGTTCAGTACATCTGTGTATAAAAATATTGAGTTTGCTCTTAAAATACGAAAGGTTCCTTTAAAAGACCGGTGCCAGATTATTAAAGATGTTCTTGAACAGGTTGGAATGTTGGAATTCATAAATGCTGATGCTAAAAATCTTTCAGGAGGAGAAACCCAGAGGGTAGCTGTTGCCAGGGCTTTGGCCTGCTTTCCAAAGGTTATGATTTTTGATGAACCCACAGCCAGTGTTGATAAAAGCAGCCAGCTTGCTGTTGAAAAAATTATTCAAGAGCTTTATTCTGAAAAAAATATTTCAGTGATTATGTCAACTCATAATATGGTTCAAGCCTCCAGACTTGTACATAAAAAGATTTTTTTATTAAATGGTCATCATGTTGATTCATTTGTATGA
- a CDS encoding ABC transporter permease, translating into MDFIKDSFISALYLLVSFDPDLLDIVFVSLKVSFFSTMLSSCIAVPLGFFIAISSFRGKRAVITVLNTMLALPTVVIGLFVYSLISRRGILGVLGLLYTQKAIIIGQIILIVPIITTFTISAISRIDHRYRKTAMTLGAGPFLTAVVLLREARFGIVSAVIGGFGRVISEIGISMMLGGNAKGFTRTITTAMALEYDKGEFVLSIALGMILMAVCLGINILAGYFQGKISE; encoded by the coding sequence ATGGATTTTATTAAAGACAGTTTTATATCAGCCTTATATCTGCTTGTTTCTTTTGACCCTGACCTTTTAGATATTGTTTTTGTTTCCCTTAAAGTAAGTTTTTTTTCAACAATGCTGTCATCATGTATTGCTGTTCCCCTTGGTTTTTTTATTGCAATAAGCAGTTTCCGGGGAAAACGGGCAGTCATCACGGTTTTAAATACCATGCTGGCACTTCCTACTGTGGTTATCGGGCTTTTTGTATATTCACTTATATCACGCCGGGGTATATTGGGAGTTTTAGGGCTTCTCTACACCCAAAAAGCAATTATTATAGGCCAGATAATCCTGATAGTTCCTATTATAACGACCTTTACCATATCTGCTATCAGCCGTATAGACCATAGATACAGGAAAACAGCAATGACCCTGGGAGCCGGCCCTTTTTTGACTGCTGTGGTTTTACTCAGGGAAGCCAGGTTTGGTATTGTTTCTGCTGTTATAGGAGGATTTGGCCGTGTTATTTCTGAAATAGGCATAAGCATGATGCTTGGGGGCAATGCAAAAGGATTTACCAGAACAATAACAACAGCAATGGCTTTGGAATATGATAAAGGAGAGTTTGTTCTTTCAATAGCTCTGGGCATGATACTTATGGCTGTCTGCCTTGGCATTAACATTCTGGCTGGCTATTTCCAGGGAAAAATATCTGAATAA
- a CDS encoding substrate-binding domain-containing protein → MEKLFMAVFILIFGMISSTAIAADDEKVIKMSTTTSTQSSGLLEILLPELKKDTGIEVKVIAKGTGAAIRDGMDGNVDVIFVHALERENKFVEDGFGTKRYAVMHNDFIILGPKNDPAGIKGMKDAAQALKKIAIGRFPFISRGDDSGTHTKEQDIWKAAGIEMEKNVKILSAGGKDKEISFIYPKGSEKWYISIGQGMGKTLTFADEKQAYTIADRGTYIKYKLGRDQALDLEIVCQGDPVLFNPYGIIPVNPKKFPHVKYALAEEFSQWLISEKGQKLIADYKLLGEQLFYPDAVK, encoded by the coding sequence ATGGAAAAATTATTTATGGCTGTATTTATCCTGATTTTTGGCATGATATCCAGTACTGCTATTGCAGCAGATGATGAAAAAGTTATTAAAATGTCAACCACAACAAGCACCCAGTCCTCGGGACTTTTAGAGATTTTGCTGCCTGAACTTAAAAAAGACACAGGCATAGAAGTCAAGGTTATTGCAAAAGGAACAGGTGCTGCAATCAGGGACGGGATGGATGGTAATGTTGATGTAATTTTTGTTCATGCCCTTGAAAGGGAAAATAAATTTGTGGAAGATGGGTTTGGCACCAAAAGATATGCTGTTATGCACAATGATTTTATAATACTTGGTCCTAAAAATGATCCGGCAGGCATAAAAGGAATGAAGGATGCCGCCCAGGCATTGAAAAAGATTGCTATTGGCAGATTCCCTTTTATTTCCAGGGGAGATGACAGCGGTACCCATACAAAAGAACAGGATATATGGAAAGCAGCAGGCATAGAAATGGAAAAAAATGTCAAAATTTTAAGTGCAGGCGGAAAAGATAAAGAAATCAGTTTCATATATCCTAAAGGTTCGGAAAAATGGTATATTTCTATTGGTCAGGGTATGGGAAAAACCCTTACTTTTGCAGATGAAAAACAAGCTTATACCATTGCAGACAGAGGAACCTATATTAAATATAAACTGGGCAGAGACCAGGCCCTTGACCTGGAAATTGTCTGCCAGGGGGATCCAGTTCTTTTTAATCCTTATGGAATCATTCCTGTAAATCCCAAAAAATTTCCCCATGTAAAATATGCCCTGGCCGAAGAATTTTCCCAATGGCTGATTTCTGAAAAAGGCCAGAAACTTATTGCTGATTACAAGCTTCTTGGAGAGCAGTTGTTTTATCCTGACGCTGTTAAATAA
- a CDS encoding HpcH/HpaI aldolase/citrate lyase family protein: protein MKPRRSILSVPGHVEKMHHKASKTNVDVIMLDMEDSVPVNMKEEARKQIIQSLMTIEWGNKTLSVRINSLDTAYGYRDLLEIGESAGHIIDSIVIPKVNHPGDIYFADKMLGGIEINKGISKPVGIEASIETAGGLENVTEIAGASSRIVTLVFGIADYSASVGARLVSISGHGEQEDKIYPGHRWHFALSRIVMAAKARGIMAIDAPFGNFKDPEGLRGSGSMACAIGCDGKWVIHPDQIDIINQVFSPCREDIDRAVKILEAFNQAQSKGRGAVAVEGRMVDQATVHLAKQLYDQARYLKII, encoded by the coding sequence ATGAAACCCAGAAGATCAATTTTATCTGTACCAGGCCATGTTGAAAAAATGCACCACAAGGCTTCTAAAACCAATGTGGATGTTATTATGCTTGATATGGAAGACAGTGTGCCTGTCAATATGAAAGAGGAGGCAAGAAAGCAGATAATCCAGTCCCTTATGACTATTGAATGGGGAAATAAAACCCTGTCAGTCAGGATAAACAGCCTGGATACTGCATATGGATACCGGGATTTGCTGGAAATAGGAGAATCTGCCGGTCATATTATAGATTCCATTGTTATTCCAAAGGTAAATCATCCAGGAGATATATATTTTGCAGACAAGATGCTGGGGGGTATTGAAATAAATAAAGGTATTTCAAAGCCTGTTGGAATAGAAGCATCTATTGAAACTGCCGGTGGACTGGAAAATGTAACTGAAATTGCCGGTGCAAGCAGCCGCATTGTTACCCTTGTCTTTGGGATTGCAGATTATTCAGCCTCAGTTGGAGCGCGTTTGGTATCAATTTCAGGACATGGTGAACAGGAAGATAAGATTTATCCTGGACACCGATGGCATTTTGCCCTCAGCCGTATTGTCATGGCAGCAAAAGCCAGGGGGATAATGGCTATTGATGCGCCTTTTGGAAATTTTAAAGACCCTGAAGGACTCAGGGGTTCAGGGTCCATGGCCTGTGCTATAGGCTGTGATGGTAAATGGGTTATACATCCCGATCAGATTGATATAATTAACCAGGTATTTTCTCCTTGCAGGGAAGATATAGACCGTGCAGTTAAGATTCTTGAAGCTTTTAATCAGGCCCAGTCAAAGGGCAGAGGAGCTGTTGCTGTTGAAGGCCGTATGGTGGATCAGGCAACAGTTCATCTTGCAAAACAACTTTATGACCAGGCAAGATATTTAAAAATCATATAA
- a CDS encoding AMP-binding protein produces MNRTHNMIDYEKTYQEFKLQVPEYFNFAGDVIDKWAQDTDKLAMLWIDDNGNQVQKTFAEISDSSRKLANVLTAQGVKQGDVVLVILPRNIEWWEILTACIRMGAVISPGTTQLTAKDIKFRADKADAACIITNNDIAAKFDEIADECPGIKTKIVITEPRDEWLFYTQELENASGRFETAKTKSSDSCIVYFTSGTTGYPKMAVHTHTSYPIGHITTGKFWLDLQSDDLHWNISDTGWAKAAWSSYFGTWNCGAALFIHHSDKFDPVKILEILSKYPITTLCAAPTIYRILILQDISKYKFPSIRHCVAAGEPLNPEIIEEWKKATGCTIYDGYGQTETVLLCGSFPCIETRFGSMGRPAPGIELHVIDGDGNILPSNTEGDIAVRVKPNRPAGLFKEYWKEPDRTASVYHGNWYLTGDRAYVDEDGYFWFVGRSDDVILTSGYRIGPFEVESALIEHPAVAESAVVSSPDKTRGQVVKAFIVLAPGFTASDQLVKELQNHVKKVTAPYKYPRKIEFADALPKTISGKIRRIELRNSEWGK; encoded by the coding sequence ATGAACCGGACACACAACATGATAGATTATGAAAAAACCTATCAGGAATTTAAACTTCAAGTGCCTGAATATTTTAATTTTGCAGGAGATGTTATTGACAAATGGGCACAAGATACTGACAAGCTTGCCATGTTGTGGATAGATGATAATGGAAACCAGGTTCAAAAAACTTTTGCAGAAATTTCAGACAGCTCAAGAAAACTGGCTAATGTTTTAACTGCTCAGGGAGTTAAACAGGGTGATGTTGTACTAGTTATACTGCCCAGGAATATTGAATGGTGGGAAATATTAACTGCCTGTATCCGAATGGGTGCTGTTATTTCTCCAGGCACAACCCAGCTTACTGCCAAAGATATTAAGTTCAGAGCTGATAAAGCTGATGCAGCCTGCATTATTACAAATAATGATATTGCTGCAAAATTTGATGAAATTGCAGATGAATGTCCTGGTATTAAAACAAAGATAGTTATTACAGAACCCAGGGATGAATGGCTTTTTTATACCCAGGAACTTGAAAATGCTTCTGGAAGATTTGAAACTGCAAAAACAAAAAGTAGTGACAGCTGCATAGTTTATTTTACATCAGGAACTACAGGCTATCCAAAAATGGCTGTTCATACCCATACATCCTATCCCATTGGTCATATAACTACTGGTAAATTCTGGCTGGATCTCCAGTCTGATGATTTACACTGGAACATCAGCGACACAGGATGGGCAAAAGCTGCATGGAGCAGCTATTTTGGCACCTGGAACTGCGGAGCTGCCCTGTTTATCCATCATTCTGACAAATTTGATCCTGTTAAAATCCTGGAAATTCTCAGTAAATACCCTATAACAACCTTATGTGCCGCACCTACCATATATAGAATCCTGATTCTTCAGGATATAAGTAAATATAAATTCCCGAGCATTCGTCACTGTGTTGCTGCAGGCGAACCCTTAAATCCTGAAATTATTGAAGAATGGAAAAAAGCTACAGGCTGCACTATTTACGATGGTTATGGTCAGACCGAGACTGTTCTGCTCTGCGGCAGTTTTCCATGTATTGAAACCAGGTTTGGCTCTATGGGCAGGCCTGCTCCTGGTATTGAACTTCATGTTATAGATGGAGATGGAAATATCCTGCCTTCAAACACTGAAGGTGATATTGCAGTCAGGGTAAAACCTAACCGTCCAGCAGGACTTTTTAAAGAATACTGGAAAGAGCCTGACAGAACAGCTTCTGTTTATCACGGAAACTGGTATCTGACCGGAGACAGGGCTTATGTGGATGAAGATGGTTACTTCTGGTTTGTAGGCCGCTCTGATGATGTTATCCTGACATCAGGATACCGCATAGGGCCTTTTGAGGTTGAAAGTGCCCTGATTGAACATCCTGCTGTTGCTGAATCAGCCGTTGTTTCCAGCCCTGATAAAACAAGGGGCCAGGTTGTTAAAGCATTTATTGTCCTGGCACCTGGTTTTACTGCCAGTGATCAACTTGTAAAAGAGCTTCAAAATCATGTTAAAAAAGTAACTGCACCTTATAAATATCCCAGAAAGATTGAGTTTGCTGATGCTTTACCTAAAACTATCAGCGGTAAAATCAGGCGTATAGAACTCAGAAACTCTGAATGGGGAAAATAA
- a CDS encoding AMP-binding protein, whose product MNLPQYEVGKTTVGQLVDIVAEQFGDSLAVEYHKLGIRYNYREFRDVCNTVAKGFMSLGIEKGGHIAIWANNVPEWLYSQFGTGKMGAVLVTVNTSYRSFELEYLMKQSDSSTLVLIGGVREADEYIKVIYDVCPELKDCEPGKLNSAKLPCLKNVVFIGKEKHPGMFNWDDILEMGKSISDADLKARQDSMDPDDVINMQYTSGTTGFPKGVMLTHTNLIGNAKSLAECMVLSEKDCMCIPVPFFHCFGCVLGTLTCVVSATAMAPVVAFKPDEVLETVQASKCTALHGVPTMFIAELEEMKKKNYDTSHLRTGIMAGSPCPIEVMKQVVGDMGASEMTIVYGQTEASPGITQTRITDSLELRVSTVGRALPEVQTS is encoded by the coding sequence ATGAATTTACCTCAGTATGAAGTAGGAAAAACCACCGTAGGACAGCTTGTTGACATAGTAGCAGAACAATTTGGGGACAGCCTGGCTGTTGAGTACCATAAGCTTGGCATTAGATATAACTACAGGGAATTCAGAGATGTCTGCAATACTGTTGCAAAAGGCTTCATGTCTCTGGGAATTGAAAAGGGCGGACATATTGCCATCTGGGCCAATAATGTGCCTGAATGGCTTTACAGCCAGTTTGGAACAGGTAAAATGGGAGCTGTACTTGTAACGGTTAATACCAGTTACCGCAGTTTTGAACTTGAATATCTCATGAAACAGTCTGACTCCTCAACCCTGGTTCTTATAGGCGGTGTCAGGGAGGCTGATGAATATATAAAGGTAATCTATGATGTATGTCCTGAACTTAAAGACTGTGAACCAGGTAAACTCAACAGTGCCAAACTGCCCTGCCTGAAAAATGTTGTGTTTATCGGCAAAGAAAAGCATCCTGGAATGTTTAACTGGGATGATATTCTTGAAATGGGTAAAAGTATCAGTGATGCAGACCTTAAAGCACGCCAGGATTCCATGGATCCCGATGATGTTATCAATATGCAATATACATCAGGAACCACGGGTTTTCCCAAAGGCGTTATGCTGACCCATACCAACCTTATCGGCAATGCCAAAAGCCTGGCTGAATGTATGGTTCTTTCTGAAAAAGACTGTATGTGTATTCCTGTTCCTTTTTTCCACTGCTTTGGCTGTGTACTTGGAACTCTTACCTGTGTGGTATCGGCTACTGCCATGGCCCCGGTAGTAGCATTTAAGCCTGATGAGGTTCTTGAAACTGTTCAGGCTTCCAAATGTACAGCCCTGCACGGGGTTCCCACCATGTTTATTGCTGAACTTGAAGAGATGAAAAAGAAAAATTATGATACTTCTCATCTTAGAACAGGCATTATGGCAGGTTCTCCATGCCCCATTGAGGTTATGAAACAGGTTGTTGGTGATATGGGAGCTTCGGAAATGACTATTGTTTACGGCCAGACAGAAGCTTCTCCAGGAATTACTCAAACAAGAATCACAGATTCCCTGGAACTTCGTGTAAGCACTGTGGGACGCGCTCTTCCTGAAGTTCAGACCTCCTGA
- a CDS encoding putative transposase: protein MKALQHSLPFLPEEIQIISDKIGVVRNDSDIVFYNASGPIYMCKVDDKEGLRIAQGMFVDLKLARPKQIASALGVNASTVQRNKKKYQDGGVKAFAKAAVPERTPYKLDDEKCKEIQENIDKNLSIRSAAEEAGLSEGTIRNGLKRGDLKKENSENKPKSTSERSSQDQESESGIAVKRHSERFFARKGLLEEAKPRFEASEGVKYGGVLIALPVILSQGLLDIGKQVYKKLSNGFFGLQTIFLTLIFMSLLRIKTPEQLTRHSPGELGIVLGLDRAPEVKTLRRKIEELGNQGNAREFADLLARHWADENPDVLGFLYIDGHVRPYHGKNKLPKTHVAQKRLCMPATTDFWVNGTDAQPLFFVTTEANDTLLSTIENEILPEIKQLVEGDKRVTLVFDRAGWSPKTFKKWYDMGFDVMTYRKGSYEPWPEECFQEFEIKICNKKVKYNLGQRSVNMGLKNEDFWMREVRRLCDNGHQTSIITTKQDIDEIFVAVRMFSRWKQENFFRYMGIEFDFNHLCTYDVEPADLERLVPNPAIKEKKKELEKIKKEYEKNLKKLSDAVIQNNDVNQNAKLMQTIRDLDIRCAELVEVISDMPEKVAVKETMDEDKIVKLETERKILTDLIKMTAYRAETSLFDLLVPPVLARNEEEGRSFLKAVFQTPADIIPDEENKCLIVQFHTMANQRSNSALKALCEIINHEECLYPGTDLRLVFNPQSCKRNYAHVRRSELQEERVPQCLHEVPGNL, encoded by the coding sequence ATGAAAGCTCTTCAGCATTCACTTCCATTTCTTCCAGAGGAAATTCAAATAATAAGTGATAAGATTGGTGTTGTTCGCAATGACAGCGATATTGTATTTTACAATGCTTCAGGTCCGATATATATGTGCAAGGTTGATGATAAAGAAGGGCTTCGTATTGCCCAAGGCATGTTTGTTGATCTTAAACTTGCACGTCCAAAACAAATAGCATCAGCGCTCGGAGTAAATGCAAGTACTGTACAGAGAAATAAAAAAAAGTATCAGGATGGCGGTGTTAAAGCTTTCGCTAAAGCTGCTGTGCCTGAACGAACACCGTACAAACTTGATGATGAGAAATGTAAAGAGATCCAGGAAAATATTGATAAAAATTTATCAATAAGATCAGCGGCAGAAGAGGCTGGATTAAGCGAAGGAACAATTAGAAACGGCTTGAAGAGAGGTGATCTTAAAAAAGAGAATTCTGAAAATAAACCAAAGAGTACATCAGAGCGTTCTTCCCAAGACCAGGAAAGTGAAAGTGGAATAGCAGTTAAACGCCACAGCGAAAGATTCTTTGCAAGAAAAGGTTTGCTGGAGGAAGCAAAACCCCGTTTTGAGGCATCTGAAGGGGTTAAATACGGCGGTGTTCTTATTGCTCTGCCGGTTATATTATCCCAGGGACTGCTGGATATCGGAAAACAGGTTTATAAAAAATTAAGCAACGGTTTTTTCGGTTTGCAGACCATATTTTTAACATTGATCTTCATGTCGCTTCTCAGGATAAAAACTCCTGAACAATTAACCAGACATTCGCCAGGGGAACTGGGAATTGTCCTGGGACTTGACCGCGCTCCTGAAGTAAAAACATTAAGGAGAAAAATAGAAGAACTGGGGAACCAGGGAAATGCAAGAGAATTTGCTGATTTGCTTGCCCGTCACTGGGCAGATGAAAATCCTGATGTATTGGGATTTCTTTATATAGACGGGCATGTGCGGCCTTATCACGGTAAAAATAAACTTCCAAAAACACATGTTGCACAAAAACGTCTTTGTATGCCTGCAACAACTGATTTCTGGGTAAATGGCACTGACGCGCAGCCTTTATTTTTCGTAACAACTGAAGCAAATGACACCCTGCTTTCAACCATTGAAAACGAGATTTTACCTGAAATCAAACAACTTGTTGAAGGTGATAAAAGGGTTACACTGGTTTTCGACCGTGCAGGCTGGAGTCCTAAAACCTTTAAAAAATGGTATGATATGGGGTTCGATGTAATGACATACCGCAAAGGCAGTTATGAACCCTGGCCTGAAGAATGTTTCCAGGAATTTGAAATTAAAATCTGTAATAAAAAAGTCAAATACAACCTTGGCCAGCGTTCTGTCAATATGGGGCTTAAAAATGAAGATTTCTGGATGCGTGAAGTCAGGAGACTTTGTGATAACGGACACCAGACTTCTATCATAACAACAAAACAGGATATTGATGAAATTTTTGTTGCAGTTCGAATGTTTTCCCGCTGGAAACAGGAAAATTTCTTCCGTTACATGGGAATAGAGTTCGATTTCAACCATCTTTGTACCTATGATGTTGAACCGGCTGATCTCGAACGTCTTGTTCCTAATCCAGCTATAAAAGAGAAGAAAAAAGAGCTTGAAAAAATAAAAAAAGAGTATGAAAAGAATCTTAAAAAGCTTAGTGATGCAGTAATTCAAAATAATGACGTTAATCAAAATGCAAAATTAATGCAGACGATCAGGGATCTGGATATTAGATGTGCTGAACTGGTAGAAGTTATAAGCGATATGCCTGAAAAGGTTGCTGTCAAAGAAACGATGGATGAAGATAAGATTGTCAAACTCGAAACAGAGAGAAAGATATTAACCGATCTTATAAAAATGACTGCTTATCGCGCAGAAACATCTCTTTTCGATCTCCTTGTTCCTCCTGTTCTTGCCCGGAATGAAGAAGAGGGGCGCTCTTTTCTTAAAGCTGTTTTCCAGACTCCAGCAGATATAATACCTGATGAAGAAAATAAATGCCTGATCGTACAGTTTCATACAATGGCAAACCAGAGATCAAATAGTGCCCTTAAAGCTTTATGTGAGATAATAAATCACGAAGAATGCCTTTACCCTGGAACAGATCTCCGCCTTGTTTTTAACCCCCAGAGTTGCAAACGAAATTACGCCCATGTCAGGAGGTCTGAACTTCAGGAAGAGCGCGTCCCACAGTGCTTACACGAAGTTCCAGGGAATCTGTGA
- a CDS encoding AMP-binding enzyme has protein sequence MKGYYKNPEATQKAIDKDGWLHTGDLAVMDENGYCKITGRIKDMIIRGGENIYPREIEEFLYTNPKIKDVQVVGVPSRKYGEEVAAYIQLKPGETASEDEMREFCKDKIAFHKIPAFFMFIDEYPTTASGKIQKYKLREDATKKLGREEDANIQTA, from the coding sequence ATGAAAGGCTATTACAAAAATCCTGAAGCTACCCAAAAGGCAATTGACAAGGATGGATGGCTTCATACCGGTGATCTGGCTGTTATGGACGAAAACGGTTACTGCAAGATTACTGGAAGAATCAAGGATATGATTATCCGCGGCGGTGAAAATATTTATCCCCGTGAAATAGAAGAATTTCTCTATACAAATCCAAAGATTAAGGATGTCCAGGTCGTAGGCGTTCCAAGCCGTAAATATGGAGAGGAAGTTGCTGCATATATCCAGCTTAAACCTGGAGAAACTGCATCTGAAGATGAAATGAGAGAGTTTTGTAAAGATAAAATCGCTTTCCACAAAATCCCGGCTTTCTTTATGTTTATAGATGAATATCCCACAACTGCAAGCGGAAAGATTCAAAAATATAAACTCAGGGAAGATGCCACCAAAAAACTGGGCAGGGAAGAAGACGCGAATATCCAGACAGCATAA
- a CDS encoding GGDEF domain-containing protein: MINALQQKGFITNYELKFRRKDGVAAWVMVNARLTRDNEGEQIIEGIVIDHTARKKAEEKLRKSREIFRYQAIHDNLTGLYNTRYLYHALEELINSSLEKEIPFSLIFMDVDDFKKVVDFYGHLKGSQTLQEFAGTIRETLEEPAYGVAYGGDEFVVVLPGFDKKQAVQKAEELRARIRSTSYLTNHGHNVNISASFGIASYPEDAQDANGLLALADQAMFDVKDEGKNAVRASQAL; the protein is encoded by the coding sequence ATGATAAATGCCTTGCAGCAAAAAGGATTTATTACCAATTATGAATTAAAGTTCAGGCGCAAAGATGGTGTTGCGGCCTGGGTTATGGTCAATGCCAGGCTCACCCGCGACAATGAGGGCGAGCAAATTATAGAAGGCATTGTCATAGATCATACAGCAAGAAAAAAAGCTGAGGAAAAGCTGAGGAAAAGCAGGGAAATATTCCGCTATCAGGCTATTCACGACAATCTTACAGGTTTATATAATACACGTTATCTTTACCATGCGCTGGAGGAACTGATTAACAGCAGCCTGGAAAAAGAAATTCCTTTTTCCCTTATATTTATGGATGTTGATGATTTTAAAAAAGTAGTGGATTTTTATGGTCATCTTAAGGGCAGCCAGACCCTCCAGGAATTTGCAGGAACAATCAGGGAAACTCTTGAAGAACCTGCTTATGGAGTAGCCTATGGAGGCGATGAATTTGTTGTTGTTCTCCCTGGTTTTGATAAAAAACAGGCTGTTCAGAAAGCAGAAGAACTTCGGGCCAGAATCCGCAGTACATCTTATCTTACAAATCACGGGCATAATGTCAATATCAGTGCAAGTTTTGGCATAGCCAGTTATCCAGAAGATGCCCAAGATGCCAACGGTCTGCTTGCACTTGCAGATCAGGCCATGTTTGATGTTAAGGATGAGGGGAAAAATGCAGTCAGGGCTTCGCAGGCTTTGTAA